One genomic region from Rosa rugosa chromosome 1, drRosRugo1.1, whole genome shotgun sequence encodes:
- the LOC133727441 gene encoding BTB/POZ domain-containing protein At3g49900: MRNWKNLGFVETIYEEEDDCEFSSASPSLSPAISSPSTPLHSRVESWSRVTGHSTEVLIRVQGKCFQLHKDPLTSRSTYLKRQLTAFVSDFTLPLNISAETFTLVADFCYGARLVITLFNVAALRTAAELLEMTETNDDDDNNLLHSTDTYFSQVVAVNRDYASVVFRSCMPLLPEAETAAFLVSRCIEALALSDDGDSRVDWLHEVITVCPEDFQIVTEVIQRRYGSHDVVYKLVDLYIMRYNGKITEEQKAQICSSIDCSKLSPQVLLEAVQNPIMPLRFVVRAMLIEQLNTRRTILTAATDYHHSQLPLLQHHYDVSKSDLAPVTTLGSLLQRDNVLRQSAQLKATMAATSSRIKTLEEELNGMKKLLEECHNEKNERSIMAEAGGDRKSASFHYGSSDENNHSKMITKSASSSSFRLINFRRKEKTERTNWSSCNGTPGLTKSISQRLISGLKKAFRVSGSKDVSEEKIVSYGDGGNNKDIIVIE; encoded by the exons ATGAGGAATTGGAAAAATCTAGGGTTTGTTGAGACTAtctatgaagaagaagatgactgTGAATTCTCTTCtgcctctccttctctctccccAGCCATCTCTTCACCTTCTACACCTCTCCATTCCAGAGTAGAATCATG GTCTCGGGTAACTGGGCACAGTACAGAAGTTTTGATTCGAGTTCAGGGAAAATGTTTCCAACTGCACAAG GATCCACTGACATCAAGAAGCACATATTTAAAGCGCCAACTAACCGCCTTCGTCTCGGACTTCACGTTGCCTTTAAACATCTCCGCCGAAACTTTCACCCTCGTCGCCGATTTCTGCTACGGCGCCCGCCTCGTCATAACGCTGTTCAACGTCGCCGCTCTAAGAACCGCCGCGGAGCTACTCGAGATGACGGAGACTAACGACGACGATGACAACAACTTACTCCACTCAACGGATACCTACTTCAGCCAAGTGGTCGCCGTCAACAGAGACTACGCGTCCGTAGTGTTTAGGTCTTGCATGCCGTTACTTCCCGAAGCCGAAACGGCGGCGTTTCTCGTGAGCAGGTGCATTGAGGCGTTGGCTCTATCGGATGACGGCGACAGCCGTGTGGATTGGCTACATGAGGTTATAACGGTGTGTCCCGAGGACTTTCAGATAGTCACCGAGGTCATTCAGCGTCGTTACGGAAGCCACGACGTCGTTTATAAGCTTGTTGATCTTTATATCATG AGATATAATGGCAAAATTACAGAGGAGCAGAAAGCACAGATATGCAGTTCCATAGACTGCAGCAAGCTCTCACCACAAGTCCTTCTAGAAGCGGTGCAAAACCCAATAATGCCGCTACGTTTCGTTGTCCGAGCCATGCTCATCGAGCAGCTCAACACTCGCCGCACCATTCTCACTGCAGCTACTGATTATCACCACTCCCAACTTCCTCTCCTCCAGCATCATTATGACGTCAGCAAATCCGACCTTGCCCCAGTCACTACATTAGGCTCCCTCCTCCAACGTGACAATGTGCTCCGCCAATCGGCGCAGCTGAAGGCCACCATGGCCGCGACGAGCTCGAGaatcaaaaccctagaagaagAGCTGAATGGGATGAAGAAGTTGCTGGAAGAGTGTcataatgagaagaatgaacgGAGTATAATGGCGGAGGCTGGTGGTGACCGCAAGTCTGCCAGCTTTCATTATGGGAGTAGTGATGAGAATAATCACAGTAAGATGATAACAAAGTCTGCTTCTTCATCTAGTTTTCGGCTCATTAATTTTAGACGCAAGGAGAAAACGGAGAGGACTAATTGGTCGTCTTGTAATGGAACGCCGGGGTTGACGAAGAGTATTAGTCAGAGGCTGATTAGTGGATTGAAGAAAGCATTTCGGGTTTCAGGATCAAAGGATGTCTCGGAGGAAAAAATCGTGAGCTATGGCGATGGTGGCAATAATAAGGATATCATTGTGATAGAATAG
- the LOC133721918 gene encoding adenylyl-sulfate kinase 3 isoform X1 yields MNVVKAAPPSFCGFKPRDVESGPPATAKLGFVKVNESNAIKSLGLSCGVDVGSRGLRPIKAMEDQTVSVKTDRSAINGKNLRQMSTAGNSTNIVWHKCAVEKLDRQRLLQQKGCVIWITGLSGSGKSTVACALSQGLHLRGKLTYILDGDNVRHGLNRDLGFNAEDRAENIRRIAEVAKLFADAGIICIASLISPYRKDRDACRALFPEGDFIEVFMDVPLNICENRDPKGLYKLARAGKIKGFTGVDDPYEPPLNCEIVLQQKGRDCVSPSSMAETVISYLEEKGYLQA; encoded by the exons ATGAATGTGGTGAAAGCAGCTCCACCGTCGTTTTGTGGCTTTAAACCGCGCGACGTTGAATCTGGACCTCCGGCGACGGCGAAGTTGGGGTTCGTGAAGGTGAATGAGAGCAATGCGATTAAGAGCTTGGGCTTGAGTTGCGGAGTTGATGTAGGATCCAGGGGTTTAAGGCCGATTAAGGCCATGGAGGACCAAACCGTCTCTGTGAAAACTGATCGCTCTGCCATTAATG GTAAAAATCTCCGCCAGATGTCGACTGCGGGGAATTCAACGAACATCGTGTGGCATAAATGTGCGGTGGAGAAACTGGATAGGCAGCGTTTACTTCAGCAGAAAGGCTGTGTCATATGGATTACTGGTCTTAGTGGTTCAG GAAAAAGCACTGTGGCGTGTGCTTTGAGTCAAGGCTTGCACTTGAGAGGAAAGCTGACCTATATTCTTGATGGTGACAACGTTCGGCATGGTCTAAATCGTGATCTTGGTTTCAACGCAGAGGATCGTGCAGAAAACATACGAAGAATTG CTGAGGTCGCTAAGCTGTTTGCGGATGCTGGCATCATTTGTATTGCTAGTTTAATATCTCCTTACCGAAAGGACCGAGATGCCTGCCGTGCACTATTTCCGGAAGGAGATTTTATTGAG GTGTTCATGGACGTGCCACTCAACATATGTGAGAATAGGGATCCGAAGGGCCTCTACAAGCTTGCACGAGCTGGAAAAATCAAAG GTTTTACTGGGGTTGATGATCCATATGAGCCACCACTAAACTGCGAG ATAGTGTTGCAGCAGAAGGGAAGGGACTGCGTCTCCCCAAGTAGTATGGCTGAAACGGTGATATCTTACTTAGAGGAGAAAGGGTATCTGCAGGCCTGA
- the LOC133721918 gene encoding adenylyl-sulfate kinase 1, chloroplastic isoform X3 gives MMSTAGNSTNIVWHKCAVEKLDRQRLLQQKGCVIWITGLSGSGKSTVACALSQGLHLRGKLTYILDGDNVRHGLNRDLGFNAEDRAENIRRIAEVAKLFADAGIICIASLISPYRKDRDACRALFPEGDFIEVFMDVPLNICENRDPKGLYKLARAGKIKGFTGVDDPYEPPLNCEIVLQQKGRDCVSPSSMAETVISYLEEKGYLQA, from the exons ATG ATGTCGACTGCGGGGAATTCAACGAACATCGTGTGGCATAAATGTGCGGTGGAGAAACTGGATAGGCAGCGTTTACTTCAGCAGAAAGGCTGTGTCATATGGATTACTGGTCTTAGTGGTTCAG GAAAAAGCACTGTGGCGTGTGCTTTGAGTCAAGGCTTGCACTTGAGAGGAAAGCTGACCTATATTCTTGATGGTGACAACGTTCGGCATGGTCTAAATCGTGATCTTGGTTTCAACGCAGAGGATCGTGCAGAAAACATACGAAGAATTG CTGAGGTCGCTAAGCTGTTTGCGGATGCTGGCATCATTTGTATTGCTAGTTTAATATCTCCTTACCGAAAGGACCGAGATGCCTGCCGTGCACTATTTCCGGAAGGAGATTTTATTGAG GTGTTCATGGACGTGCCACTCAACATATGTGAGAATAGGGATCCGAAGGGCCTCTACAAGCTTGCACGAGCTGGAAAAATCAAAG GTTTTACTGGGGTTGATGATCCATATGAGCCACCACTAAACTGCGAG ATAGTGTTGCAGCAGAAGGGAAGGGACTGCGTCTCCCCAAGTAGTATGGCTGAAACGGTGATATCTTACTTAGAGGAGAAAGGGTATCTGCAGGCCTGA
- the LOC133721918 gene encoding adenylyl-sulfate kinase 3 isoform X2: MCRSSVRFERKSKLFEAVLRKGKNLRQMSTAGNSTNIVWHKCAVEKLDRQRLLQQKGCVIWITGLSGSGKSTVACALSQGLHLRGKLTYILDGDNVRHGLNRDLGFNAEDRAENIRRIAEVAKLFADAGIICIASLISPYRKDRDACRALFPEGDFIEVFMDVPLNICENRDPKGLYKLARAGKIKGFTGVDDPYEPPLNCEIVLQQKGRDCVSPSSMAETVISYLEEKGYLQA, encoded by the exons ATG TGCCGCAGCTCTGTTCGTTTTGAGCGCAAATCAAAGCTTTTTGAAGCTGTTCTCCGAAAAG GTAAAAATCTCCGCCAGATGTCGACTGCGGGGAATTCAACGAACATCGTGTGGCATAAATGTGCGGTGGAGAAACTGGATAGGCAGCGTTTACTTCAGCAGAAAGGCTGTGTCATATGGATTACTGGTCTTAGTGGTTCAG GAAAAAGCACTGTGGCGTGTGCTTTGAGTCAAGGCTTGCACTTGAGAGGAAAGCTGACCTATATTCTTGATGGTGACAACGTTCGGCATGGTCTAAATCGTGATCTTGGTTTCAACGCAGAGGATCGTGCAGAAAACATACGAAGAATTG CTGAGGTCGCTAAGCTGTTTGCGGATGCTGGCATCATTTGTATTGCTAGTTTAATATCTCCTTACCGAAAGGACCGAGATGCCTGCCGTGCACTATTTCCGGAAGGAGATTTTATTGAG GTGTTCATGGACGTGCCACTCAACATATGTGAGAATAGGGATCCGAAGGGCCTCTACAAGCTTGCACGAGCTGGAAAAATCAAAG GTTTTACTGGGGTTGATGATCCATATGAGCCACCACTAAACTGCGAG ATAGTGTTGCAGCAGAAGGGAAGGGACTGCGTCTCCCCAAGTAGTATGGCTGAAACGGTGATATCTTACTTAGAGGAGAAAGGGTATCTGCAGGCCTGA
- the LOC133721918 gene encoding adenylyl-sulfate kinase 1, chloroplastic isoform X4 yields MSTAGNSTNIVWHKCAVEKLDRQRLLQQKGCVIWITGLSGSGKSTVACALSQGLHLRGKLTYILDGDNVRHGLNRDLGFNAEDRAENIRRIAEVAKLFADAGIICIASLISPYRKDRDACRALFPEGDFIEVFMDVPLNICENRDPKGLYKLARAGKIKGFTGVDDPYEPPLNCEIVLQQKGRDCVSPSSMAETVISYLEEKGYLQA; encoded by the exons ATGTCGACTGCGGGGAATTCAACGAACATCGTGTGGCATAAATGTGCGGTGGAGAAACTGGATAGGCAGCGTTTACTTCAGCAGAAAGGCTGTGTCATATGGATTACTGGTCTTAGTGGTTCAG GAAAAAGCACTGTGGCGTGTGCTTTGAGTCAAGGCTTGCACTTGAGAGGAAAGCTGACCTATATTCTTGATGGTGACAACGTTCGGCATGGTCTAAATCGTGATCTTGGTTTCAACGCAGAGGATCGTGCAGAAAACATACGAAGAATTG CTGAGGTCGCTAAGCTGTTTGCGGATGCTGGCATCATTTGTATTGCTAGTTTAATATCTCCTTACCGAAAGGACCGAGATGCCTGCCGTGCACTATTTCCGGAAGGAGATTTTATTGAG GTGTTCATGGACGTGCCACTCAACATATGTGAGAATAGGGATCCGAAGGGCCTCTACAAGCTTGCACGAGCTGGAAAAATCAAAG GTTTTACTGGGGTTGATGATCCATATGAGCCACCACTAAACTGCGAG ATAGTGTTGCAGCAGAAGGGAAGGGACTGCGTCTCCCCAAGTAGTATGGCTGAAACGGTGATATCTTACTTAGAGGAGAAAGGGTATCTGCAGGCCTGA